Proteins encoded in a region of the Puntigrus tetrazona isolate hp1 chromosome 12, ASM1883169v1, whole genome shotgun sequence genome:
- the mylpfb gene encoding myosin light chain, phosphorylatable, fast skeletal muscle b: MAPKKAKRRQQAEGGSSNVFSMFEQSQIQEYKEAFTIIDQNRDGIISKDDLRDVLASMGQLNVKNEELEAMVKEASGPINFTVFLTMFGEKLKGADPEDVIVSAFKVLDPEATGTIKKEFIEELLTTQCDRFTAEEMKNLWAAFPPDVAGNVDYKNICYVITHGEEKEEE; the protein is encoded by the exons ATg GCACCCAAGAAGGCCAAGAGGAGGCAGCAGGCAGAGGGCGGCAGCTCTAATGTCTTCTCCATGTTTGAGCAGAGCCAGATTCAGGAGTACAAGGAG GCTTTCACAATCATTGACCAGAACAGGGATGGTATTATCAGCAAGGACGATCTGAGAGATGTGCTGGCCTCCATGGGTcagttaaatgtgaaaaatgaggAGCTGGAAGCTATGGTCAAAGAGGCCAGTGGCCCCATCAACTTCACTGTGTTCCTCACCATGTTTGGTGAGAAGCTGAAGG GCGCTGATCCTGAGGATGTTATCGTAAGTGCTTTCAAAGTTCTGGACCCTGAAGCTACAGGCACCATCAAGAAAGAATT cattgagGAACTCCTGACCACCCAGTGCGACAGGTTTACCGCTGAGGAG ATGAAAAATCTTTGGGCTGCCTTCCCTCCAGATGTGGCTGGCAACGTAGACTACAAGAACATCTGCTACGTCATTACACACggagaagagaaagaggaagaataA
- the med1 gene encoding mediator of RNA polymerase II transcription subunit 1 — protein sequence MAAVRSSSPGADTSHSSTAAVSERLRAEDGSESEKHSRMTGLLERLHSKHNSSRSWQETCKVVRQAMEKRGVNNTAGHQLLLNSLETLQRALKVSSLPSMTDRLESIARQNMLGSHLSPSRTECYITSDMFYVEVHLDKVGKLVDVKVAHHGENPVSCPELIQHLRNKNFDEFSKHLKGLVNLYKLPGDNKLKTKMYLALQSLELDLTKMMHMFRIATNANSVETILHGSVGLLMARSGGHLVSLQCYVSPNDIFEEGTGAQLNYTDVNIPRTLGVSVSVTVEGTTSVYKLPIAPLITGSHPVDNKGTPSFSSVTNSNCVDLPACFFLKMNRLMPFSLSYIQKMGSTTGIPVFETAPTLFPLYDLIIKSQLHEEGEASPPSLAKSINFYASLPGQQHCYFLNGDAPVQDGRSLQGTYVSKIPFRHPAQVPALLDIIRHQAAYNTLIGSCVKKTYIKEDTPGLLQFEVCPLTDSSFSVSFQHPVNESLVCVVMEVIDSRQVACKLYKGLSDALICTDDFITKVVQRCMSIPVTMRAIRRKAETIQADTPALSLIAETVEIMVKKNLPPTGSPGYMGMGTGPDGSNPVGLPGLNNGTNSAGGNSVVGVGGSGTFQGPITSLFNMGRTGQGGSCVDTIGQVGGQQQTMQHQQTQSHGSDDFSKVTQNPILTSLLQITGSVGSSPTPQPPQPHQTPPPTTSPASNTKNHPMLMNLLKDNPSQDFAALYGSSPLERQNSSGSPRTDSQGQSCPGTKGKKKRPRGSDKGVMGAGGGMNMKQSSQQQVGSMTQQHHHTHHSEDDFHRELFSMDVDASQNPIFDVSLPGDGLDTPHSITPAPSQCGTPPSGPGMPYHSQCHVQPQTQVQSQPQGSIPRMVRLSSSDSIGPDINDILSDIPDQANKGSNSSHGQHLMAGEEGGSLGTPLRDSSSSGQGSAVFEADLFNANSNENPFTDAADLIAEAATAATPNSDSSSTNFFPDTDFNPELLPGQGSFSQTYFEDSSPSPDPDLELVKSFSGGSQQNTPTGTPQNPASHGQNTPEASLKDPFEMGIFSGNGSGAKPTLGPASDMADSHLPHTGGGQSPLMLGIVVASNDFKSSDTKVKPQQMRAKEDNGGGNSGIGMGNVCSSEIKQVKRSRTPSSEGKSKDKPPKRKKLDPDGKSPSHSSGGRPYTPPCGGATSGGLVSAGGSKSPGSSGRSQTPPGGATPPIPKITIQIPRTLTGGKTSSHGGYTTSSSASGGTGNTSGTSSSKSHHSHSSLGKIKSSKLEGSVGQGNIPKSSMAGIGSGMSSQSKGSSMGMGVGKPSSSPITKHGLSGSGSSGSSGTGSGNKIKPQGGKPPGSLMNPNIKPNISPSHSRSGSSEKLSSPMKLQQGQVPGTPPSSKAKSPIGSGSGGSGGSKSSSGGMGTQKQLGSSSSTSTSSSTSSASSSSSSGSIPFSSNGQSQYGSSGCSGGGGGGSGNNPNSKGKSPSRNKKPSLTAVIDKLKSVGSGGISGEEGEGCGGSSGGVVPQNIGPTTSKHGMSSLGGEFLSKRDKMDKDGKSKVSGSGGNSGDKKTDSKSSAVTGTGVAKIIISKPEGGSPSIKSKVTLQKPGESSGDGTMRPQHSGHKASPLFSGSTPKHDRSSPSHSRSPGYTPINPDSESESGSSSIAEKSHQNSPSSEDDQTMRPHQPIQDYMNSMSISQSEKHKKHKKEKKKQKERDRERDREKEKKKSTMSCGPSSHPVKTDGWSRSPIASETSMSMLSSERSSRPSPVYMHTEDDDLMDSALTGNLEPFK from the exons TATCTTCGTTGCCATCAATGACTGATCGCCTGGAGTCAATTGCTCGGCAAAACAT GTTGGGATCTCACCTGAGCCCCTCACGCACTGAGTGTTACATCACTTCAGATATGTTCTATGTTGAGGTGCATTTGGATAAAGTTGGAAAGCTTGTGGATGTAAAAGTGGCCCACCATGGTGAAAACCCTGTG AGTTGTCCTGAGCTGATACAACATTTAAG gaacAAAAATTTTGATGAGTTTTCAAAACACCTGAAGGGCCTGGTGAATCTTTACAAGCTCCCTGGAGACAA CAAATTGAAGACAAAGATGTACCTAGCTCTTCAGTCTCTGGAGTTAGACCTCACCAAGATGATGCATATGTTCAG GATAGCCACTAATGCCAACTCTGTAGAGACAATACTTCACGGCAGTGTGGGACTATTGATGGCGAGGAGCGGTGGTCATCTAGTATCTCTACAGTGTTATGTTTCTCCAAATGACATCTTTGAGGAAGGAACAGGAGCCCAACTGAACTATACTGATGTCAATA TTCCCCGTACTTTAGGTGTAAGTGTGTCAGTGACTGTTGAGGGCACCACGTCGGTTTACAAGCTACCCATCGCTCCTCTAATCACAGGATCTCATCCAGTGGATAACAAAGG AACTCCATCCTTTTCTTCTGTAACAAACTCGAACTGTGTAGATTTACCAGCATGTTTCTTCCTGAAGATGAATCGCTTGATGCCATTTTCTTTATCATATATTCAAAAAATGGGCAGTACTACAG gtaTCCCTGTTTTTGAGACGGCACCTACCTTGTTCCCATTATATGATCTCATCATTAAGAGCCAACTGCATGAGGAGGGAGAGGCCAGTCCTCCTTCTTTGGccaaatcaattaatttttatgCA TCTTTACCAGGACAGCAGCATTGTTATTTCCTAAATGGTGATGCTCCAGTGCAGGATGGGAGATCTCTTCAAGGAACTTATGTTTCCAAGATTCCTTTCAGACATCCTGCTCAGGTGCCTGCTCTTCTTGACATTATAAGACATCAGGCTGCTTACAACACACTGATTGGTAGCTGCGTCAAAAAAACGTACATTAAGGAAG ataCTCCTGGACTGCTACAGTTTGAAGTGTGCCCACTAACTGACTCGAGCTTCAGTGTATCTTTTCAACACCCTGTAAATGAATCACTTGTCTGTG TGGTGATGGAGGTGATTGACTCAAGACAGGTAGCCTGTAAGCTCTACAAGGGTTTATCTGATGCTCTGATCTGCACTGATGACTTCATTACCAAAGTAGTCCAGAG ATGCATGTCCATTCCTGTGACTATGCGTGCCATTCGACGTAAAGCAGAGACTATTCAAGCAGATACTCCAGCATTGTCCCTTATAGCTGAAACTGTGGAAATTATGGTGAAGAAAAACTTGCCCCCAACTGGCAGCCCAGGCTACATGGGAATGGGTACAGGGCCAGATGGGAGCAATCCAGTTGGTCTTCCTGGTTTAAATAATGGAACCAACTCTGCAGGAGGCAACAGTGTTGTAGGTGTAGGAGGAAGTGGAACTTTCCAAGGCCCAATTACCTCACTTTTTAACATGGGTCGTACTGGTCAGGGGGGCTCATGTGTGGACACCATAGGACAGGTTGGAGGCCAACAGCAAACAATGCAACATCAACAGACTCAGAGCCATGGTTCAGATGACTTCAGTAAAGTTACTCAGAATCCAATCTTAACTAGCCTTCTGCAAATAACTGGCAGTGTTGGGTCCAGTCCTACTCCCCAGCCACCTCAGCCCCATCAGACCCCCCCACCAACCACCTCTCCAGCAAGCAATACCAAAAACCACCCCATGCTAATGAACCTACTGAAGGATAATCCCTCACAAGATTTTGCTGCACTGTATGGCAGTAGCCCTTTAGAAAGGCAGAACTCATCTGGCTCCCCGAGGACAGATAGTCAAGGGCAGTCTTGCCCTGGCACCAAGGGCaagaaaaagcgtccaagaggcTCTGATAAAGGAGTAATGGGAGCAGGTGGTGGAATGAACATGAAACAATCATCTCAGCAGCAAGTGGGAAGTATGACCCAACAGCATCATCATACACACCATTCTGAAGATGATTTCCACCGAGAGCTTTTCTCCATGGATGTTGACGCCTCCCAGAACCCTATTTTTGATGTTAGTCTTCCAGGTGATGGACTTGACACCCCTCACAGTATCACTCCAGCTCCAAGTCAGTGTGGAACACCACCTTCAGGTCCTGGAATGCCATACCACTCTCAGTGTCATGTCCAACCCCAGACACAAGTCCAGTCTCAGCCACAAGGATCCATACCCCGTATGGTCCGCCTCTCCAGCTCTGACAGTATTGGGCCTGATATCAATGATATTTTGTCTGATATTCCTGATCAGGCCAACAAAGGAAGCAACAGCAGTCATGGCCAGCACCTCATGGCTGGTGAGGAAGGGGGTTCATTGGGAACTCCACTCCGGGATTCTTCCAGCTCAGGTCAAGGTAGTGCTGTTTTTGAGGCAGACTTGTTCAATGCAAACAGCAATGAAAATCCTTTTACTGATGCAGCAGATCTGATTGCAGAAGCTGCTACTGCAGCAACACCCAATAGTGATTCTTCCTCAACTAATTTTTTCCCAGACACAGACTTTAACCCAGAGCTTTTGCCAGGGCAGGGAAGTTTTTCACAGACTTACTTTGAAGATAGCTCCCCCAGCCCTGACCCAGATCTTGAACTGGTTAAAAGTTTTAGTGGGGGAAGTCAGCAGAACACTCCTACAGGCACACCTCAGAATCCTGCCTCACATGGCCAAAATACTCCAGAGGCTTCATTGAAAGACCCTTTTGAAATGGGTATTTTTAGTGGGAATGGTAGTGGAGCAAAGCCAACACTAGGCCCAGCATCAGATATGGCGGACTCGCACCTTCCACATACTGGTGGAGGCCAAAGTCCACTCATGTTGGGCATTGTGGTAGCcagtaatgattttaaaagcagtGACACAAAAGTTAAACCACAGCAGATGAGGGCAAAGGAGGATAATGGGGGAGGAAATTCTGGAATAGGAATGGGGAATGTATGTTCTTCTGAAATTAAGCAGGTAAAGCGCAGCCGTACTCCTTCAAGTGAGGGCAAATCAAAAGATAAACCACCAAAACGTAAGAAGCTAGATCCAGATGGCAAGTCACCTTCACATAGCTCAGGGGGTCGGCCATACACTCCTCCTTGTGGGGGTGCCACTTCTGGAGGATTAGTAAGCGCAGGTGGATCCAAGTCCCCTGGAAGCTCAGGCAGGTCTCAGACACCACCGGGAGGTGCTACTCCACCAATCCCCAAAATTACTATACAAATACCCAGGACTTTAACTGGAGGAAAAACATCGTCTCATGGAGGCTACACAACAAGTAGCTCAGCAAGTGGAGGTACTGGTAATACAAGTGGTACAAGCAGTAGCAAAAGTCACCATTCTCACTCTTCTTTAGGGAAGATAAAAAGTAGTAAACTTGAAGGCTCAGTTGGGCAAGGCAATATCCCCAAATCAAGCATGGCAGGTATTGGAAGTGGTATGTCTTCTCAATCTAAAGGATCCTCCATGGGGATGGGTGTAGGCAAGCCATCCTCTTCTCCCATAACAAAGCACGGTTTGTCAGGCTCAGGCAGTAGTGGCAGCAGtggaacaggaagtggaaaTAAAATTAAGCCCCAAGGTGGTAAACCGCCCGGCTCACTCATGAACCCCAACATCAAGCCCAACATATCACCCTCACACTCTCGCTCTGGAAGTTCTGAAAAACTGTCCTCGCCAATGAAACTTCAACAAGGCCAGGTACCTGGAACTCCACCCTCTTCTAAGGCTAAATCCCCTATTGGCTCAGGCAGTGGAGGTTCAGGAGGGTCCAAGTCTTCAAGTGGTGGAATGGGAACCCAAAAACAGTTAGGCAGTAGCTCATCCACAAGCACTTCATCATCTACTTCCTCTGCAAGCTCCTCTTCATCATCTGGCTCTATACCCTTTTCTTCAAATGGTCAGTCACAATATGGGAGCAGTGGTTGCAGTGGTGGAGGGGGTGGTGGAAGTGGAAACAACCCTAATTCAAAAGGCAAATCCCCAAGCCGAAACAAAAAGCCATCTCTTACTGCAGTCATAGACAAACTGAAGAGTGTGGGTAGTGGGGGAATTAGTGGAGAGGAGGGCGAAGGTTGTGGTGGCAGTTCAGGTGGGGTAGTGCCGCAAAATATTGGTCCTACAACCTCCAAGCACGGTATGTCCTCCCTGGGAGGTGAGTTTCTGAGCAAGAGAGATAAGATGGACAAAGATGGCAAGTCCAAGGTGTCTGGATCAGGGGGAAATTCTGGTGACAAGAAGACTGATTCTAAAAGTAGTGCTGTGACAGGCACTGGTGTGGCAAAAATTATCATCAGCAAGCCAGAAGGGGGTTCTCCAAGCATAAAATCTAAAGTAACTCTTCAGAAACCtggagaaagttctggagatgGTACCATGCGTCCCCAGCACTCGGGTCACAAAGCATCTCCTCTTTTCAGTGGCTCTACACCAAAACATGACCGTAGCTCTCCAAGTCATAGCCGTTCCCCTGGGTACACGCCTATAAATCCAGACAGTGAGAGTGAGTCTGGTAGCAGTTCAATTGCTGAAAAATCTCATCAAAACAGTCCTAGCTCTGAAGATGACCAAACTATGAGACCACACCAACCCATTCAAGACTACATGAATTCCATGTCCATTAGCCAGAgtgaaaaacacaagaaacataaaaaagagaagaaaaagcaaaaagagcgagacagagagcgagacagagaaaaagaaaagaaaaaatcaacAATGTCTTGTGGACCGTCCTCTCACCCAGTAAAGACAGATGGTTGGTCCAGATCCCCTATAGCTTCGGAAACTTCAATGTCAATGCTTAGCTCTGAACGCTCCTCACGACCAAGTcctgtatatatgcatacagAGGATGATGACCTCATGGACTCTGCCTTGACGGGCAATCTAGAACCttttaaataa